A stretch of Vallitalea longa DNA encodes these proteins:
- a CDS encoding glycoside hydrolase family 13 protein, producing the protein MQKKSWYKESVVYQIYPRSFMDSNGDGIGDIRGIIKKLDYLKNLGVDIIWISPIYESPNEDNGYDISDYQNILSEFGTMEDFDKLLETAHDKGMKIIMDLVVNHTSDEHQWFVESRKSKDNSYRDYYIWKDGKNGKEPNNWGSWFGGSAWQYDENTEMYYLHIFSSKQPDLNWDNNKVRNEVYKMMKWWLDKGIDGFRMDVINLISKDHKFPDGKSNGGLYGDLGPYCLNGEHVHEYLKEMNENVLSKYDIMTVGETADVTIEEAKKYSACDRNELDMVFQFEHMALDSGDYGKWSNNRFNLIDLKKVLTKWQKELEEKCWNTLFWSNHDQPRAVSRFGNDKDHREISAKMLGTCLYMMRGTPFIFQGEELGMTNAYFDTLDEYRDLETFNAYEDLTKKHGIDKELMMDYLKHISRDNARTPMQWDDSTNAGFTTGTPWISVNKNYPDINANNQVDDHGSVYNYYRKLFKLRHEHEIIVYGDYKLLEPDNNELYVYTRSLNKNKLLVICNFTQKSLTYEVPEEFRKVNKRILISNYHDDLGEEIRPYEAKVYMVD; encoded by the coding sequence TTGCAAAAAAAATCATGGTATAAAGAATCTGTAGTATATCAAATATATCCTAGGAGTTTTATGGATAGCAATGGTGACGGAATAGGTGATATACGAGGTATTATCAAGAAATTGGATTATTTGAAGAATTTGGGCGTAGACATTATTTGGATTTCGCCAATATATGAATCACCAAATGAAGATAATGGCTATGATATAAGTGATTATCAAAATATATTATCAGAATTCGGAACAATGGAAGACTTTGATAAACTTCTTGAAACAGCTCATGATAAGGGTATGAAAATTATAATGGACCTAGTAGTCAATCATACATCAGATGAGCATCAGTGGTTTGTAGAAAGCAGAAAGTCAAAAGATAATTCCTATAGAGATTATTACATCTGGAAAGACGGCAAAAACGGGAAAGAACCGAATAATTGGGGATCATGGTTTGGAGGTTCAGCTTGGCAGTACGATGAAAACACAGAAATGTATTATTTACATATATTTTCTTCTAAGCAACCGGACTTGAATTGGGATAATAATAAAGTACGAAATGAAGTTTACAAAATGATGAAATGGTGGCTTGATAAAGGAATTGATGGATTCCGAATGGATGTCATCAATCTTATATCAAAAGATCATAAATTTCCAGATGGAAAATCAAATGGTGGACTATATGGAGATCTAGGTCCTTATTGTTTGAATGGAGAACATGTACATGAATATCTAAAAGAAATGAATGAAAATGTTCTTTCAAAATACGATATCATGACTGTAGGAGAGACAGCGGATGTAACTATTGAAGAAGCAAAAAAATATTCAGCTTGCGATAGAAACGAGTTAGATATGGTTTTTCAATTTGAACATATGGCTCTTGATAGTGGTGATTATGGAAAATGGAGTAACAATAGATTTAACCTTATTGACCTAAAGAAAGTTTTAACCAAATGGCAAAAAGAGTTAGAAGAGAAATGTTGGAACACTTTGTTTTGGAGTAATCATGACCAGCCAAGAGCAGTTTCCAGATTTGGGAATGATAAGGATCATAGAGAAATATCAGCCAAAATGTTGGGAACTTGTTTATATATGATGAGAGGAACACCATTCATTTTCCAAGGAGAAGAATTAGGAATGACTAATGCTTACTTTGATACTTTGGATGAATATAGGGATCTTGAGACTTTTAATGCTTATGAAGACTTGACCAAAAAACATGGAATAGATAAAGAACTGATGATGGATTATCTAAAACATATAAGCAGAGATAATGCCAGAACACCAATGCAATGGGATGATAGTACAAATGCTGGATTTACAACTGGAACTCCATGGATTTCTGTAAATAAAAACTATCCAGATATAAATGCAAATAATCAAGTTGATGATCATGGTTCTGTATATAATTATTATAGAAAATTATTCAAGTTGAGACATGAGCATGAAATAATCGTATATGGGGACTACAAGTTATTGGAACCTGATAACAATGAATTATATGTTTATACAAGGAGCTTAAATAAGAATAAACTTCTAGTAATATGTAACTTTACGCAGAAATCACTTACATATGAGGTGCCAGAAGAATTCAGAAAAGTTAATAAAAGGATTTTAATTAGTAATTATCATGATGATTTAGGGGAAGAAATAAGACCATATGAAGCTAAAGTCTATATGGTTGATTAA
- a CDS encoding ABC transporter substrate-binding protein, producing the protein MKITKKWLACIVACMMVCTAFVGCGKSDDSKKASDVDSTTKGDNNAVVSEDSSTDLEGTLDIFQFKVEINDALKAATEKYMKLHPGVKVNLETVGGGDDYGAALRTKMQNSDQPDIYNIGGPQDVKDWNDNLEDLSSEEWIPNVVNGLLDDVSKDSKVFGMPMAIEGYGFIYNKGIFEAAGIDAESLKTFDEIDAAFGKLKEKIDNGDLKDQYQVLEAVIEYPAKEKWVTGMHTSNVAFGQEFANCTEAYNAKELEFTYSNELKDLVDLQVKYTTNADNPSGLNAVDYSMQAGGGLAIERVAVIQQGNWVYPVIKEIDENIADNLGVIPIPLKGVSEGNTPIGVPMYWAVNSQSDDNSKAIAKDFLNWLYQSDEGKNIVIDEFNFIPPFTNYGDLKPADPVGAEISQAATEGTIAPWVFNGCPTSWAENVLGAEIQAYLAGNKTWDEVIDTAKESWKDARK; encoded by the coding sequence TTGAAAATAACAAAAAAATGGTTGGCATGTATAGTAGCTTGTATGATGGTATGTACTGCTTTTGTAGGATGTGGAAAATCTGATGATTCTAAAAAAGCATCTGATGTAGATTCTACTACAAAAGGTGACAATAATGCTGTAGTTTCAGAAGATTCCAGCACTGATCTAGAAGGAACACTTGATATTTTTCAATTTAAAGTTGAAATTAATGATGCCCTAAAAGCAGCTACAGAAAAATACATGAAGCTTCATCCAGGTGTTAAGGTTAATTTAGAAACAGTTGGTGGCGGAGACGATTATGGTGCTGCTCTTAGAACTAAAATGCAAAACAGTGATCAACCTGATATCTATAATATAGGTGGACCACAAGATGTGAAGGATTGGAATGACAATTTAGAAGATTTATCTTCAGAAGAATGGATACCAAATGTTGTCAATGGTTTATTGGATGATGTATCAAAAGATAGTAAAGTATTTGGTATGCCTATGGCAATTGAAGGATATGGATTTATCTATAATAAAGGAATATTTGAAGCAGCAGGTATTGATGCTGAAAGTTTAAAAACATTTGATGAAATAGATGCAGCTTTTGGAAAATTAAAAGAAAAAATCGATAATGGTGATTTAAAAGATCAATATCAAGTACTTGAGGCTGTTATAGAATATCCAGCTAAAGAAAAATGGGTAACTGGTATGCATACTTCTAACGTAGCATTTGGTCAAGAATTTGCTAATTGTACAGAAGCATATAATGCAAAAGAATTAGAATTTACATATAGTAATGAGTTAAAAGATTTAGTTGATTTACAAGTGAAATATACAACAAATGCTGATAATCCATCAGGATTGAATGCAGTTGATTATTCAATGCAAGCAGGTGGAGGCCTTGCAATTGAAAGAGTTGCTGTAATTCAACAAGGAAACTGGGTATATCCAGTTATTAAAGAAATCGATGAAAATATCGCTGATAATCTAGGAGTTATTCCAATTCCATTAAAAGGAGTATCTGAAGGAAATACACCTATTGGTGTGCCAATGTATTGGGCAGTAAATAGTCAATCAGATGACAATTCAAAAGCAATCGCAAAAGATTTCTTGAATTGGTTATATCAATCAGATGAAGGTAAAAATATTGTAATCGATGAATTTAACTTCATACCACCATTTACAAATTATGGTGATTTGAAACCAGCAGATCCTGTAGGGGCAGAAATAAGTCAAGCGGCAACTGAAGGTACTATCGCTCCTTGGGTATTCAACGGATGTCCTACAAGTTGGGCTGAAAATGTATTAGGTGCTGAGATTCAAGCATATTTAGCAGGAAACAAAACTTGGGACGAAGTTATTGATACAGCAAAAGAAAGCTGGAAAGATGCTAGAAAATAA
- a CDS encoding carbohydrate ABC transporter permease encodes MKQSKVGFWLFLLPSLLAFTIVVLIPAIWGLGYSLTDWNGISHNVHFVGFQNYKTIFLGDKDFLHAFLFTTLFSFCAVIFINVVGFALALLVTSKVKCSTFMRTVFFMPNLIGGILLGFIWQFIFIQGFGAISKITGIQGFSNWLSDTTTSFWGLLILITWQLSGYMMIIYIAYIQSISNDLIEAAQIDGANYIQRLRKIVIPLVRPAFTIGMFLSLSTCFKLYDQNLALTNGGPYNSTEMLALNIYNTAFKYNDLGLAQAKAVIFLIAVATIGLIQLYFNKKKEAEM; translated from the coding sequence ATGAAACAATCAAAAGTTGGTTTTTGGCTATTCCTTTTGCCGTCATTACTTGCATTTACAATAGTAGTACTAATACCTGCTATCTGGGGATTAGGATATTCATTAACGGATTGGAATGGTATTTCACATAATGTTCATTTTGTAGGATTTCAAAATTATAAAACAATTTTTTTAGGAGATAAAGATTTTTTACACGCTTTTTTATTTACTACACTATTTTCCTTTTGTGCAGTTATATTCATTAATGTAGTTGGTTTTGCACTTGCACTGCTTGTAACTTCAAAAGTGAAATGTTCAACATTTATGCGTACTGTTTTTTTTATGCCTAATTTAATTGGTGGTATTTTATTAGGTTTCATATGGCAGTTCATTTTCATACAAGGATTTGGAGCAATCAGTAAAATTACTGGTATTCAGGGATTTTCTAATTGGTTATCTGATACTACGACAAGTTTTTGGGGACTTCTGATTTTAATCACTTGGCAATTAAGTGGATATATGATGATAATCTATATCGCATACATTCAAAGTATTTCAAATGATTTAATTGAAGCTGCACAGATTGATGGTGCTAATTATATCCAAAGACTAAGAAAAATAGTCATTCCACTTGTTAGACCTGCTTTTACAATCGGAATGTTCCTATCTTTATCAACTTGTTTCAAATTATATGACCAGAACCTTGCACTGACTAATGGTGGTCCTTATAATAGTACAGAAATGTTGGCACTAAATATATATAATACGGCATTTAAATATAATGATCTAGGATTAGCACAAGCAAAAGCGGTTATTTTTCTAATTGCTGTAGCTACAATCGGTTTGATTCAGTTATATTTCAATAAAAAGAAGGAGGCTGAGATGTGA
- a CDS encoding class I SAM-dependent methyltransferase has product MGCGEGGYSRALLKQGAIVTAVDCSETFTTYVTNKAREESLDIRALCRNANELTGIIDNTFDVVLCSMMLMDVEDLDGTLKEIYRVIKPNGRVFISILHPCFKPKDSKWILDDDKIKVLVSDYFNPTEWVGEIKGIDTSVIYRHRTLSEYIKAFVRNKFTVVDLNEPIPSEEQMDMSSRIKWLSKVPMYMFVELEK; this is encoded by the coding sequence TTGGGTTGTGGTGAAGGTGGATATTCTAGAGCTTTATTGAAACAAGGAGCTATTGTTACTGCTGTAGATTGTTCTGAAACTTTTACAACTTACGTTACAAATAAGGCTAGAGAAGAAAGCTTGGATATTAGGGCATTATGTAGAAATGCTAATGAATTAACAGGAATCATTGATAACACTTTTGATGTTGTGCTTTGCTCGATGATGTTAATGGATGTAGAAGACCTTGATGGGACATTAAAAGAGATATATCGAGTTATAAAACCTAATGGGAGGGTTTTTATATCTATATTACATCCATGTTTTAAGCCAAAAGATAGTAAATGGATATTGGATGATGATAAAATAAAGGTGTTAGTTAGCGATTATTTTAACCCAACAGAATGGGTTGGAGAGATTAAAGGTATTGATACCTCGGTAATATATAGGCATAGAACCTTATCAGAGTATATCAAAGCTTTCGTAAGGAACAAGTTTACAGTAGTTGATTTGAACGAGCCAATTCCATCAGAAGAACAGATGGATATGTCATCAAGAATTAAATGGTTATCGAAAGTACCAATGTATATGTTTGTGGAATTAGAAAAATAA
- a CDS encoding LacI family DNA-binding transcriptional regulator: MITIKEMADIIGVSPTTVSNVIHGRVKETSKEMIEKVNKVIEEYNYIPNMSARTLSQNSSRIIGVVLKYQLIKGKNIMQDPFNSEILGSIEKNISEAGYYMMFYSSGKADDVLHLTATWNVDGLIVIGAHAKDCQKIVKHTNKPVIFIDCYFYNDGIEYVNIGLDDKKCAYKMTQYLIEEGHKNIAFLADNCIGVDEERFRGYAEGLQENGLLFKERNYINLDSDLIPLKDNLKQIYRRRKEFTALFCASDYYAMEVVNYLMDNKINVPDDISVVGFDDNILGSNMRPRLTTIRQNPTLKGKIAVKCLMRLIRKQPLKKKNIRLSGQLIIRDTVRKIE, encoded by the coding sequence ATGATAACAATAAAAGAAATGGCAGATATAATTGGAGTTAGTCCTACAACTGTTTCTAATGTAATTCATGGAAGAGTAAAAGAAACTTCAAAAGAAATGATAGAAAAAGTAAATAAAGTTATTGAAGAATATAATTATATACCTAATATGAGTGCTAGGACATTATCACAAAATTCATCTAGAATTATTGGAGTGGTACTTAAATATCAATTAATCAAGGGGAAAAATATAATGCAAGATCCATTCAATAGTGAGATTTTGGGTTCAATAGAGAAAAATATCAGTGAAGCTGGTTATTATATGATGTTTTATTCATCTGGTAAAGCGGATGATGTTTTGCATCTGACAGCTACATGGAATGTAGACGGGTTGATTGTAATTGGAGCTCATGCTAAAGATTGTCAAAAAATTGTAAAACACACTAATAAGCCTGTTATATTTATTGATTGCTATTTTTATAATGACGGTATTGAATATGTTAACATTGGATTGGATGATAAAAAATGTGCATATAAAATGACTCAGTACCTTATTGAAGAGGGACATAAAAACATTGCTTTTCTAGCAGATAATTGTATAGGTGTAGATGAAGAAAGATTTAGAGGATATGCTGAAGGATTACAAGAAAATGGATTATTATTTAAAGAAAGAAATTATATAAACCTAGATTCTGATTTGATTCCTTTAAAAGATAATCTTAAGCAGATATATCGAAGAAGAAAAGAGTTTACAGCACTTTTTTGTGCATCAGATTATTATGCTATGGAAGTAGTTAACTATTTGATGGATAATAAGATTAATGTACCAGATGATATATCAGTTGTTGGATTTGATGATAATATTTTAGGAAGCAATATGAGACCTAGATTAACGACTATCAGACAAAATCCTACGCTTAAAGGTAAAATAGCGGTAAAATGTTTAATGCGTTTAATAAGAAAACAACCATTAAAGAAAAAAAATATAAGACTTTCTGGACAATTAATAATTAGAGATACAGTTAGAAAAATAGAATAA
- a CDS encoding recombinase family protein, translating into MERAALYIRVSTDDQTEYSPDAQKKQLIEYAKKNDYIIDYNYIFSDEGISGRKAEIRPAFMHMISIAKTKPKPFDVILVHRFDRFARNREDSVVYKSLLRKDCDIKVISITEQLEDDKFSIILEAMLEAMAEYYSLNLADEVKKGMFEKANRGEHSGTLPLGYKLTNKILQIDDYYSAIVKEIFELFVKKDYSVLEISRYLNNKNIRTKNNTMFTTRGLKYVIQNPCYYGAHRYNYRQGSQSIANDNKDWIIIENSHEPIISKELWHKAQEKIYLSKLMSSSPKKQARKYWLSGLLRCKHCHGSMTSTIIKNKYVSYYCCNRKNGICKTPNNISLNKLGKMVIETMENDLNNNTINAKRIDDKYNPEDQNVLNLKLKTVQRKYVLANDAYLAEIDTLEEYKKKKSLIRTEEEQTLEELNKINNKIKSSFNRIKFKNNIELLKSSELTQLEKNKIIKTFVDKIVISSRDKYIKIYYYFIG; encoded by the coding sequence ATGGAAAGAGCTGCATTATATATACGCGTCTCTACTGACGATCAAACTGAATACAGCCCAGATGCACAAAAAAAACAATTGATAGAATATGCAAAAAAAAATGATTATATTATTGACTATAATTATATTTTTTCTGACGAAGGTATTTCAGGTAGAAAAGCTGAAATACGACCTGCATTCATGCATATGATTAGTATTGCAAAAACTAAACCCAAACCATTTGATGTAATATTAGTCCATAGATTTGATAGATTTGCACGTAATAGGGAAGATTCCGTTGTCTATAAATCACTTCTTAGAAAAGACTGCGATATAAAAGTTATAAGTATAACTGAACAATTAGAAGACGATAAATTCTCTATAATTTTAGAAGCTATGTTAGAAGCTATGGCTGAATACTACAGCCTTAACTTAGCTGATGAAGTTAAAAAGGGAATGTTTGAAAAAGCTAATAGAGGTGAACATTCTGGTACTCTTCCTTTAGGCTATAAACTTACAAACAAGATATTACAAATAGATGATTATTATTCTGCTATTGTAAAAGAGATATTTGAGCTATTCGTAAAAAAAGATTATTCAGTATTAGAAATTAGCAGATATCTTAATAATAAAAATATTAGAACAAAAAACAATACCATGTTTACAACAAGGGGATTAAAATATGTTATTCAAAACCCTTGTTATTATGGTGCTCATAGATATAATTACCGTCAAGGCTCTCAAAGTATCGCTAATGATAATAAAGATTGGATTATAATAGAAAACTCTCACGAACCTATAATTTCTAAAGAATTATGGCATAAAGCTCAAGAAAAAATTTATTTAAGTAAATTAATGTCAAGTTCACCAAAAAAGCAAGCTAGAAAATATTGGTTAAGTGGATTACTAAGATGTAAACATTGTCATGGTAGTATGACATCAACGATAATTAAAAATAAATATGTATCATATTATTGCTGTAATAGAAAAAATGGTATTTGCAAAACACCAAACAATATAAGTCTTAATAAATTAGGAAAAATGGTAATTGAAACAATGGAAAATGATTTAAATAATAATACCATAAATGCAAAAAGAATTGATGACAAATATAACCCTGAAGATCAAAATGTTCTTAACTTAAAATTAAAAACTGTCCAGAGAAAATATGTATTAGCTAATGATGCATATTTGGCTGAAATTGATACCTTAGAAGAATATAAAAAGAAAAAATCATTAATAAGAACTGAAGAAGAACAAACTCTAGAAGAGTTAAACAAAATTAATAATAAAATCAAATCAAGTTTTAATAGAATAAAATTTAAAAATAATATAGAACTTCTTAAATCAAGTGAATTAACCCAACTAGAAAAAAACAAAATAATTAAAACATTCGTTGATAAAATTGTCATTAGTTCAAGGGATAAGTATATAAAAATATACTATTATTTTATCGGGTAA
- a CDS encoding carbohydrate ABC transporter permease produces the protein MAKRNIGHILLTIFGFILVAIFAAPVLILLINSFKSLKNIYLNVLSIPNGDTFIISNYPEAFERLDFLKSFSNSLVITVLSTAFILIFSSMAAWVLVRAKTKISKVIFMILACSMLIPFQCVMLPLVKFMDTLHMMNRPGLVFMYIGFGTSLSVMLFHGYIKHIPLELEEAAKIDGCNMFQTFFRIVFPMLKTILVTVAILNIMWIWNDFLLPSLVINKTGWQTLPLKTFLFFGQFSKKWDLATAGLVLCMLPIVVFYMTCQKHIIKGVTDGAVKS, from the coding sequence ATGGCAAAAAGAAATATTGGACACATATTACTTACTATTTTTGGTTTTATCTTAGTAGCTATATTTGCAGCACCTGTTTTGATTTTATTGATTAACTCATTTAAATCATTGAAAAATATTTACTTGAATGTATTATCAATACCCAATGGAGATACTTTTATTATATCTAATTATCCAGAAGCATTCGAAAGATTGGATTTCCTAAAATCTTTTTCTAATTCCCTTGTTATAACAGTATTATCCACTGCTTTTATACTAATTTTTAGTTCTATGGCTGCATGGGTATTAGTAAGAGCTAAAACCAAAATAAGTAAAGTTATATTTATGATTTTAGCTTGCTCAATGTTGATTCCTTTTCAATGTGTCATGTTGCCTCTAGTAAAATTTATGGATACTTTACATATGATGAATAGACCTGGACTTGTCTTTATGTATATTGGTTTTGGAACTAGTCTCTCAGTCATGTTATTCCATGGATATATAAAACATATACCTCTTGAATTGGAGGAAGCAGCCAAAATAGATGGATGTAATATGTTCCAGACTTTTTTCAGGATAGTATTTCCTATGTTGAAGACTATATTGGTTACAGTTGCGATTTTAAATATAATGTGGATATGGAATGACTTCCTATTACCTTCATTAGTAATAAATAAAACAGGTTGGCAAACACTTCCACTAAAAACATTCTTATTCTTTGGACAATTCTCCAAGAAATGGGACTTGGCTACTGCTGGACTTGTATTATGTATGTTGCCTATCGTCGTTTTTTACATGACATGTCAAAAGCATATCATCAAGGGTGTTACAGATGGAGCTGTTAAAAGTTAA